A stretch of Palaemon carinicauda isolate YSFRI2023 chromosome 34, ASM3689809v2, whole genome shotgun sequence DNA encodes these proteins:
- the LOC137626734 gene encoding uncharacterized protein, with translation MDVVGPLPPSGFARYLLMIVDRSTRWLESTPMSEATTHSYTEALLSSWISRFGVPNDIATDRGSAFLSEIWLSLTNLMGRTLHSTTAYNSAANGMVKRTHRTLKAALMADGEPSLAEKVNGEAHTVPGEFFPATTVNTKLNHLGEIAENFRPCLETYKDRTTHFMPKNIDDCDYVFIRVDAHRQPLTRPYHGPYKGIRRTAKKDWVTIDRLKPAFLENNEKITVGPGRPRIPSQNESSTKWEEFTQRQKKTIPLKQNNLPLHSSTRGELRRPLQYRD, from the exons ATGGACGTCGTGGGACCTCTGCCGCCTTCAGGTTTTGCAAGATACCTCCTGATGatcgtcgaccgctccactagatggttagaatCGACTCCGATGTCTGAAGCCACCACCCATTCCTACACCGAAGCTCTCCTGTCAAGTTGGATCAGCCGCTTTGGTGTTCCCAATGATATCGCGACGGACCGAGGTTCTgccttcttgtcagagatctggctaTCTCTAACAAACCTGATGGGAAGGACACTACACAGCACCACAGCATACAACTCTGCAGCGAACGGCATGGTCAAGAGaactcatcgcactctcaaagcagcccTGATG gcagacggcgaaccttccctTGCAGAGAAGGTCAACGGCGAGGCGCATACAGTCCCTGGCGAGTTCTTTCCTGCAACTACCGTCAACACAAAGCTGAATCACCTGGGAGAGATCGCTGAAAATTTCAGGCCATGCCTGGAAACATACAAGGACAGGACCACACACTTCATGCCCAAGAACATAGACGACTGCGACTATGTCTTTATCCGGGTCGATGCTCACCGCCAgcccctgactagaccttatcacGGCCCTTACAAGGGCATCAGAAGAACAGCCAAAAAAGATTGGGTGACGATTGACCGATTAAAACCAGCGTTCCTTGAaaacaatgagaagatcactgtgggccctggtagacccaggattccgTCTCAGAATGAATCATCCACCAAATGGGAGGAATTCACACAACGACAGAAGAAAACGATTCCTCTGAAGCAGAATAACCTTCCACTCCAttcaagcaccagaggggaactACGTCGCCCTCTACAATacagggattaa